A single genomic interval of Saccharospirillum mangrovi harbors:
- the flgJ gene encoding flagellar assembly peptidoglycan hydrolase FlgJ: MVSQVDAAFNYNDLNGLNQVKSMARSDDPEALRVVAQQFESMFIAMVLKSMREASDVMAPDMLTSNETKFYRDMYDQQLSLSLAQQGGYGLADILYDQLSKQLPQRDQDFSNIDIKSLSDSHRPVLPSDKVDPLQSILNSLGPALPSVTPTTTPTEAVTDTETPAEVFTELPDLSSLNIVLPGKQSGFESPEEFIESLLPHAEAAAEKLGVDPRIILSQAALETGWGRYMIEDGEGNNSHNFFGIKADERWDGATAETLTHEVFDGQTVRIRDAFRAYEEPSQSFDDYAEFLQSNPRYQQALDQAGDAEAFTRSLQAAGYATDPQYADKILRIADSEVMRLAAADHASRHTLG; the protein is encoded by the coding sequence ATGGTTTCGCAAGTCGACGCAGCCTTTAACTACAACGATCTCAACGGCTTGAATCAGGTCAAGTCGATGGCGCGTTCGGATGATCCCGAAGCGTTGCGCGTGGTCGCGCAACAATTCGAATCCATGTTCATTGCCATGGTGCTGAAAAGCATGCGCGAAGCCAGCGATGTCATGGCGCCAGACATGCTGACCAGCAACGAAACCAAGTTCTATCGCGACATGTACGACCAGCAATTGAGTCTGTCGCTGGCGCAACAAGGCGGCTACGGCCTAGCCGATATTCTCTACGATCAGTTGTCCAAACAACTGCCGCAACGCGATCAGGATTTCAGCAACATCGACATCAAATCGTTGAGCGACAGCCATCGTCCGGTGTTGCCATCGGACAAGGTTGATCCGTTGCAGTCGATCCTGAATTCACTTGGCCCGGCGCTGCCATCGGTCACGCCAACGACAACGCCAACGGAAGCCGTAACCGACACCGAAACACCGGCCGAGGTGTTCACCGAACTTCCCGATCTGTCGAGTCTGAACATCGTTTTGCCTGGCAAGCAAAGCGGCTTTGAATCGCCCGAAGAATTTATCGAATCCTTGTTGCCTCACGCCGAAGCGGCGGCGGAAAAACTCGGTGTTGATCCGCGCATTATTTTATCGCAAGCGGCGCTGGAAACCGGCTGGGGCCGATACATGATTGAAGACGGCGAGGGCAACAACAGCCACAACTTTTTCGGCATCAAAGCCGACGAACGTTGGGATGGCGCCACCGCCGAAACGCTGACGCATGAAGTCTTTGACGGCCAGACGGTGCGCATCCGCGACGCCTTCCGCGCCTACGAAGAACCGAGCCAGTCGTTTGACGATTACGCCGAATTTCTGCAATCCAATCCACGGTATCAGCAGGCGCTGGATCAAGCCGGTGACGCTGAAGCCTTCACGCGTTCGTTGCAGGCGGCAGGCTATGCCACCGACCCTCAATACGCCGACAAAATTTTGCGCATTGCCGACAGCGAAGTGATGCGCCTGGCAGCGGCGGACCATGCGTCTCGCCACACTCTGGGGTAA
- a CDS encoding flagellar basal body P-ring protein FlgI, whose translation MKRLLCVLMTVLALPVWAERIKDLSSVQGVRNNQLVGYGLVVGLDGSGDRAPFTNQTFRNMMEQFGITIPEGQNPNLNNVAAVSVHATLPPFAKPGQEIDVTVSSIGNADSLRGGSLLLTPLRGPDGQTYAVAQGNLVVSGFGAEGEDGSSITVNIQNAGRIPNGAIVERGVANTFSQGDYMTFNLHRPDFTTAKNMAATINELLGPGAAYAVDAASVRVTAPRDPNQRVSFISVLENLNVQPGEEAARVIINSRTGTIVVGQHVTVSPVAITHGNMTVTIDNTQNVSQPNPLSETGETAVVPDTEITIDEGNNRMFLFGPTVTLNDIVDAVNQVGAAPGDLMAILEALKSAGALKAELIVI comes from the coding sequence ATGAAACGCTTACTGTGTGTGCTGATGACCGTACTGGCGTTGCCAGTCTGGGCCGAACGCATTAAGGATCTGTCGTCTGTTCAGGGCGTGCGCAACAACCAGCTGGTCGGTTACGGTCTGGTCGTCGGCCTTGATGGTTCGGGCGATCGCGCGCCGTTTACCAATCAGACGTTCCGCAACATGATGGAACAGTTCGGCATCACCATTCCCGAAGGTCAGAACCCCAACCTGAACAACGTGGCCGCCGTCAGCGTGCACGCCACCTTGCCGCCGTTCGCGAAACCGGGTCAGGAAATTGACGTTACCGTATCGAGCATCGGCAACGCCGACAGCTTGCGCGGCGGCAGTTTATTGCTGACGCCGTTGCGCGGCCCCGATGGCCAGACCTACGCCGTGGCGCAGGGCAATTTGGTGGTCAGCGGCTTTGGCGCCGAAGGCGAAGACGGCTCGTCAATCACCGTCAACATTCAAAACGCCGGCCGCATTCCCAATGGCGCTATCGTCGAACGCGGTGTAGCGAACACCTTCTCCCAGGGCGATTACATGACGTTCAATCTGCATCGCCCGGATTTCACCACCGCCAAGAACATGGCCGCGACCATCAACGAATTACTCGGCCCTGGCGCAGCTTACGCGGTTGATGCCGCCTCGGTTCGGGTCACCGCGCCGCGCGACCCGAACCAACGCGTCAGCTTTATCAGCGTACTGGAAAACCTGAACGTGCAGCCGGGTGAAGAAGCCGCGCGCGTCATCATCAACAGCCGCACCGGCACCATTGTTGTCGGTCAGCACGTTACGGTGTCTCCGGTTGCCATTACCCACGGCAACATGACGGTGACGATCGACAACACCCAGAACGTCAGCCAGCCCAACCCGCTCAGTGAAACCGGCGAAACCGCCGTGGTGCCCGACACCGAAATCACCATCGACGAAGGCAACAATCGCATGTTCCTGTTCGGCCCGACGGTGACGCTGAACGACATCGTTGACGCGGTAAACCAAGTCGGCGCAGCGCCGGGCGATTTGATGGCGATCCTCGAAGCGCTGAAATCGGCCGGAGCATTGAAAGCCGAATTGATTGTGATCTGA
- the flgF gene encoding flagellar basal-body rod protein FlgF encodes MDRAIYIAMTGAKHNMLAQASHSNNLANATTTGFRADWEQARAMPVFGEYYPSRAFSNTERPATDFNDGPMVETGNELDVAITGDGFFAVQDADGNEGYTRRGDFSVTPVGQLINGSGQPVIGQGGGPIVLPPYEKVEIGEDGTISIRPAGAGPNEMAVIDGLKIVNPDLQNLEKGTDGLFRPVEGEQVLEDDPALRVVSGFVEGSNVNPVHELTNVLALNRQYELQVKMMKTVEEVTRSSEQILRMS; translated from the coding sequence ATGGATCGTGCGATCTACATCGCCATGACCGGCGCCAAACACAATATGCTGGCGCAGGCATCGCACTCAAACAACCTGGCCAACGCCACCACCACCGGCTTCCGGGCCGACTGGGAACAAGCGCGGGCCATGCCGGTGTTCGGTGAGTATTACCCGTCACGGGCGTTCTCCAACACCGAGCGACCGGCGACCGATTTTAACGACGGCCCAATGGTCGAAACCGGCAACGAACTCGATGTCGCCATCACCGGCGACGGCTTCTTCGCCGTCCAGGATGCCGACGGTAACGAAGGCTACACCCGGCGCGGTGATTTCTCAGTTACCCCGGTCGGTCAGCTGATCAACGGTTCCGGCCAGCCGGTCATCGGGCAGGGCGGCGGTCCCATCGTGTTGCCGCCGTACGAGAAAGTCGAGATCGGTGAAGACGGCACCATTTCCATTCGCCCGGCCGGTGCCGGTCCGAACGAAATGGCCGTTATCGACGGTCTGAAAATTGTGAATCCGGATCTGCAAAACCTGGAAAAAGGTACCGACGGTTTGTTCCGCCCGGTCGAGGGCGAGCAGGTGTTGGAAGACGACCCGGCGTTACGGGTGGTCAGTGGTTTTGTTGAAGGCAGCAACGTCAATCCGGTACACGAATTGACCAACGTTCTGGCACTGAATCGTCAGTACGAACTGCAAGTGAAAATGATGAAGACGGTCGAGGAAGTCACACGCTCGTCCGAACAAATCCTTCGGATGAGCTAA
- the flgK gene encoding flagellar hook-associated protein FlgK — MSNLLNIAISGLKAQQSNLATTGHNISNANVEGYSRQDVVLTTANAQYRGFGYIGSGVQISTVRRITDQFMVEQQRADTSSYQREQAYLSNIEQIDGLLAGNSTGLQSVLDTFFASLQGSADNPSYIPSRDVVIGSADSVVDRFRSLYKSLNDQNETLNGQIATTVDEINSLTQGIASLNFSILNAQGRVTTEPPNDLLDQRDELVRQLSELVEIEVTEDNNQYNIAFAEGNMLVLGNKANRLEAVPSAEDPQQTGVRFVSNLSDEFVTEKLTGGTLGGMIAFRKEALNPSMNQLGLIAVALSQEFNDQHHQGIDLNGNFGGDFFKDLNDPVLAGNNNRIQGNGENTPPVNQVMSVYFDNVGALTTSDYAIEFTGPDDDSYEVIRISDGKKVDGGTIDGGNLPTEISFDGLRIVLEDGNFKAGDKFTVKPLRNVADQMDLAITESAELAFAYPMRAEKSLGNQGTGNIDQGTMLSPDGKAFEVPGQLSPPLIVVFHSERTYSILDNSDPGNPVPLDPPMEYLDFVPGTPNTIFTDDPGETMMSSWRPRLPTFATITADGISSSRPYNGINSERFTFSRTDPVTGEVTQDKTIITPSGASAAEIAATLSRVDGVTANAYTQVQLSNFTNSGTPYDPDNPFEIWINGYEITLDNLGPNQTIFEEPYPEEMPDKLTPDFLADRINAHIDLGNAGITAKSDGKTLTITDANGEDIFIEMRGDKPDPAIVGTPPLGTGGPNGAIDPGDTFEISTGESYPLTTVSGQTGGQLNNLTGYDFNDENGPYRFEMYLPDGRTGTIELTGTHATADDVKAEIEAKITALLDSPGRAEVSISARGEISYKVFMKVEGTGNYDTAGVNVGGQVDVTMADGISLSTTPKAGAIFTGVSEAKPTYQGFQFSISGRPEEGDTFSIEWNSDGVSDNRNVLDLVGLESTDTVNKSKGGMTFTEAYSQAVETIGTKTNQAQIRTNAAEAVLQGTEADLNSIRGVNLDEEAALLIEFQLAYQANAQVISIAQEVFDSLIGAFR, encoded by the coding sequence GTGAGTAATCTGCTCAATATTGCGATCTCGGGTCTCAAAGCGCAGCAATCCAACTTGGCGACGACCGGCCATAATATTTCCAACGCCAACGTTGAAGGTTATTCACGTCAGGACGTGGTGCTGACCACCGCCAATGCGCAATACCGCGGTTTTGGTTACATCGGCAGTGGTGTACAAATCAGCACGGTACGGCGCATTACCGATCAGTTTATGGTCGAGCAACAGCGCGCTGATACCAGTTCTTATCAACGAGAACAGGCGTACCTGAGCAACATCGAACAGATTGATGGCTTGCTGGCGGGCAACAGCACCGGTTTGCAGTCGGTGCTCGATACGTTTTTTGCCAGCTTGCAGGGTTCGGCGGATAACCCCTCGTACATTCCGTCACGCGATGTGGTGATCGGTTCGGCCGACAGCGTGGTCGATCGGTTCCGTTCCCTCTACAAATCGCTGAACGATCAGAACGAAACCCTGAACGGGCAAATTGCCACCACGGTTGATGAAATCAATTCGTTGACCCAAGGCATCGCCAGTCTGAATTTCAGCATTCTGAACGCTCAGGGCCGTGTCACTACCGAGCCACCGAACGACTTGCTGGACCAGCGCGACGAGCTGGTGCGGCAGTTGTCTGAGCTGGTAGAAATCGAAGTCACCGAAGACAACAATCAATACAACATCGCCTTTGCCGAAGGCAATATGCTGGTGTTGGGCAATAAAGCCAACCGCCTGGAAGCCGTACCGTCGGCGGAAGATCCGCAACAAACCGGGGTGCGTTTTGTCAGCAATTTAAGCGACGAATTCGTCACCGAAAAACTCACCGGCGGTACCTTGGGCGGCATGATCGCATTCCGCAAAGAAGCGCTGAACCCGTCAATGAACCAGCTCGGTTTGATCGCTGTGGCGTTGTCTCAGGAGTTCAACGATCAGCACCATCAGGGCATCGATCTTAACGGCAATTTCGGCGGCGATTTTTTTAAGGATTTGAACGATCCAGTATTGGCCGGCAATAACAATCGCATTCAGGGCAACGGTGAAAACACGCCACCAGTGAACCAGGTGATGAGCGTGTATTTCGACAACGTTGGTGCCTTAACCACCAGCGATTACGCCATCGAATTCACCGGCCCGGACGACGACAGCTACGAAGTCATTCGCATCAGCGATGGCAAAAAAGTTGACGGTGGCACCATCGACGGCGGCAACTTGCCGACTGAAATCAGTTTCGACGGCCTGCGCATTGTGCTCGAAGACGGCAACTTCAAAGCCGGCGATAAATTCACTGTGAAACCGTTGCGCAATGTCGCCGACCAGATGGATCTGGCGATTACCGAATCGGCCGAGCTGGCGTTTGCCTACCCCATGCGGGCAGAAAAAAGCCTCGGCAACCAGGGCACCGGCAACATCGATCAAGGCACCATGCTCAGCCCGGACGGCAAAGCCTTCGAAGTGCCGGGTCAATTGAGCCCGCCGTTGATCGTGGTGTTTCACAGCGAAAGAACGTACTCCATTTTGGATAACAGCGACCCCGGCAACCCGGTGCCGCTCGATCCGCCCATGGAATACCTCGATTTTGTACCGGGCACACCGAACACCATTTTTACCGATGATCCCGGCGAAACCATGATGAGTTCCTGGCGGCCGCGACTGCCAACATTCGCCACCATTACTGCCGACGGCATATCCAGCAGCCGGCCGTACAACGGCATCAACTCTGAACGTTTCACCTTCAGCCGGACCGATCCGGTTACCGGCGAAGTCACGCAGGACAAAACCATCATTACACCGTCCGGCGCTTCGGCTGCGGAAATTGCCGCAACCTTGAGCCGGGTGGATGGCGTTACCGCCAATGCTTATACCCAGGTGCAACTGAGTAATTTCACCAACTCGGGCACGCCATACGATCCGGACAATCCGTTTGAAATCTGGATAAACGGTTACGAAATCACGCTGGATAATCTGGGGCCAAACCAGACGATATTTGAAGAGCCGTATCCGGAAGAGATGCCAGATAAATTAACGCCGGATTTTCTCGCTGATCGCATCAACGCTCACATTGATTTGGGCAATGCCGGCATCACTGCCAAGAGCGATGGCAAGACGCTGACCATTACCGATGCCAACGGTGAAGACATCTTCATCGAAATGCGTGGTGATAAGCCGGACCCGGCGATTGTCGGTACACCACCATTGGGCACCGGTGGGCCGAACGGCGCCATCGATCCGGGCGACACCTTTGAAATCAGCACTGGCGAGTCGTACCCGCTGACCACCGTTTCCGGTCAGACCGGCGGCCAGTTGAACAACTTAACCGGCTACGATTTCAACGACGAAAACGGCCCGTATCGATTCGAAATGTATTTGCCCGATGGCCGTACCGGCACCATCGAATTAACCGGCACACACGCCACAGCCGATGACGTAAAAGCCGAAATCGAAGCCAAGATTACCGCCTTGCTCGACAGCCCCGGACGCGCCGAAGTCAGCATCTCGGCCCGTGGCGAAATCAGCTACAAGGTGTTTATGAAGGTCGAAGGCACTGGCAATTACGACACCGCTGGCGTCAATGTCGGCGGCCAGGTGGATGTCACCATGGCCGATGGTATTTCGCTGTCCACCACACCCAAAGCGGGCGCTATTTTTACCGGCGTGTCGGAAGCCAAACCAACCTATCAGGGCTTCCAGTTTTCCATTTCCGGTCGGCCGGAAGAAGGCGACACCTTCAGCATTGAATGGAACTCCGACGGGGTGTCGGATAACCGCAACGTACTGGATCTGGTCGGGTTGGAAAGCACCGACACCGTCAACAAATCCAAAGGCGGTATGACCTTCACTGAAGCCTACAGCCAGGCGGTGGAAACCATTGGGACCAAAACCAATCAGGCGCAGATTCGTACCAACGCCGCCGAGGCGGTATTGCAAGGCACGGAGGCCGATTTGAATTCCATACGCGGTGTGAACCTGGATGAAGAAGCGGCGTTGTTGATCGAATTCCAGCTGGCCTATCAGGCCAACGCTCAGGTAATCAGCATCGCTCAGGAAGTGTTCGACAGTTTGATAGGGGCGTTCCGTTAA
- the flgL gene encoding flagellar hook-associated protein FlgL, which translates to MADRISTYWMFSQPVSNMTRLQSQMNLTQQQLSTGLRILTPADDPVGAARVLQLDQDIALTEQYERNIILLDSRLTEEESTLDAINETLGRIRELTVQAGNAGVLTDEDRMAIAQEVEERFDELYDLMNAKDGAGEYLFAGFSGSSQPFVRNEAGGYSYEGDEGVRYLQVSSTITLPSSDSGKDIFMDIKSSETSFSTYANPLNQGNPIGRISAGLTVDQEALDAFYPHDVVITFENPLDIDPAEPNYTVRRKSDGRILEGMQNVPYVTGDEINVAGMSVRLTGAPSPGDQFVIETSSKQGLLTTAEKFLYTLESYPPGTGFDDVYDANIASTLSNLDNAIDRISQVQARIGARQNTTESVTNQHADSKLAAKDVRSKIRDVDWVEAVSRLQMESLTLQAAQQSFAQTSQLSLFNFIR; encoded by the coding sequence ATGGCCGATCGTATTTCAACCTATTGGATGTTCTCACAGCCGGTCAGCAACATGACCCGCCTGCAGAGCCAGATGAACCTGACTCAGCAACAGCTGAGCACCGGCCTGCGCATTCTTACACCAGCGGACGATCCGGTTGGTGCGGCGCGCGTACTGCAACTGGATCAGGACATTGCTCTGACCGAGCAGTACGAACGCAACATCATTTTGCTTGATTCCCGGCTGACCGAAGAGGAAAGCACGCTCGACGCCATTAACGAGACCTTAGGGCGGATTCGCGAACTGACCGTTCAGGCCGGTAACGCCGGCGTGCTGACCGACGAAGACCGTATGGCGATTGCGCAGGAAGTCGAAGAGCGCTTCGATGAACTTTACGACCTGATGAACGCCAAAGATGGCGCGGGCGAATATTTGTTTGCCGGTTTCTCCGGTAGCTCTCAGCCATTCGTTCGTAATGAAGCGGGCGGCTATTCCTACGAGGGCGATGAAGGGGTGCGCTACTTGCAGGTCAGCTCGACCATTACCTTGCCGTCGAGCGATTCCGGCAAAGACATTTTCATGGACATCAAGTCCTCAGAGACCAGTTTCAGCACCTACGCCAACCCGTTGAATCAGGGCAATCCGATCGGTCGGATTTCTGCTGGTCTGACGGTCGATCAGGAAGCGCTGGACGCCTTTTATCCACACGATGTGGTCATCACTTTTGAGAACCCGCTCGACATTGATCCGGCGGAACCGAACTACACGGTACGACGAAAATCCGACGGGCGTATTCTCGAAGGCATGCAGAACGTGCCGTATGTCACCGGCGATGAAATTAACGTCGCGGGTATGAGCGTTCGGCTGACTGGCGCGCCGTCTCCGGGCGATCAATTTGTTATCGAAACCAGCAGCAAACAGGGCCTGTTGACCACGGCCGAGAAGTTTCTCTATACGCTGGAAAGTTACCCGCCGGGCACCGGTTTCGACGATGTTTACGATGCCAACATTGCCTCGACACTGAGTAACCTGGACAACGCCATCGATCGGATTTCACAGGTACAGGCGCGCATTGGTGCGCGTCAGAACACCACGGAATCGGTGACCAACCAGCACGCCGACAGCAAATTGGCGGCTAAGGATGTGCGGTCTAAGATCCGCGATGTGGATTGGGTGGAAGCGGTCAGTCGATTGCAGATGGAAAGCCTGACGTTGCAGGCAGCGCAGCAGAGTTTCGCTCAGACCAGTCAGCTCAGTTTGTTTAATTTTATTCGCTGA
- the flgG gene encoding flagellar basal-body rod protein FlgG, whose amino-acid sequence MHKALWVGKTGLEAQDIALATISNNMANASTTGYKKERAVFEDLIYQVQRQPGAQSTQNTQLPSGLQLGTGVRTVGTQKLFTQGDLNTTEQPLDLAINGRGFFQILLPDGNLAYTRDGTFHLNDEGQIVTASGYLLEPDIQLPEQTSTITIGEDGIVTAVIGNDNQNVIQLGDIEVVDFVNPAGLQAAGKNLFLETAASGPPQVGVPSLDGFGSIIQGALETSNVTIVEEMVDMISTQRSYEMNSKVVSTADQMLGFITQNL is encoded by the coding sequence ATGCATAAGGCATTGTGGGTCGGTAAGACCGGTTTGGAAGCCCAGGACATCGCCTTGGCGACCATTTCCAACAACATGGCCAACGCCAGCACCACTGGCTACAAGAAAGAGCGGGCCGTGTTTGAAGATCTGATCTATCAGGTGCAACGCCAGCCGGGTGCGCAAAGTACGCAGAACACCCAGCTGCCATCGGGTTTGCAGCTCGGTACCGGTGTGCGCACGGTGGGCACACAGAAGCTGTTTACTCAAGGCGATCTGAACACCACTGAACAACCGCTGGATCTTGCGATCAACGGTCGTGGTTTCTTCCAGATTCTGCTGCCCGACGGCAACCTGGCCTACACCCGTGACGGCACGTTCCACCTGAACGACGAAGGCCAGATTGTCACCGCCAGTGGCTATTTGCTCGAGCCGGACATTCAACTGCCCGAGCAGACCAGCACCATCACCATCGGTGAAGACGGCATCGTCACCGCCGTTATCGGCAACGACAATCAGAACGTCATTCAGTTGGGCGACATCGAAGTGGTCGATTTCGTCAACCCGGCCGGCTTGCAGGCGGCGGGTAAAAACCTCTTTTTAGAAACCGCCGCCAGTGGTCCGCCCCAGGTTGGCGTACCCAGCCTGGACGGTTTCGGTTCCATCATTCAGGGCGCGTTGGAGACCTCGAACGTGACCATTGTCGAAGAAATGGTCGACATGATTTCCACCCAGCGTTCCTACGAAATGAACTCCAAAGTGGTCAGCACCGCCGACCAGATGTTGGGCTTCATTACCCAGAACCTCTAA
- the flgH gene encoding flagellar basal body L-ring protein FlgH, translated as MKLTQLLNAAVAISALALLGGCATQSTSLGDPMPQPGDPDFAPVPAEALVAPPGSDGSLFNDQAGMALFGDKKAMRTGDIITIVLDEQTQGSKSSAASSSKTSDTSINAPILAGGQPIDALSATLGGSRSFSGSGDADQSNSLSGNISVTVSEVLPNGILRVRGEKWITLNTGAEFIRIQGMLRPEDINLDNTVSSQKLADARISYSGAGALADASQQGWLTRFFNSPVWPF; from the coding sequence ATGAAACTGACACAACTTCTGAACGCCGCCGTTGCGATCAGCGCTCTGGCGCTGCTCGGCGGCTGCGCGACGCAATCGACCAGCCTGGGCGACCCCATGCCGCAGCCGGGCGACCCGGATTTCGCGCCAGTACCGGCTGAAGCGCTGGTGGCACCGCCGGGATCGGACGGTTCTTTGTTCAACGATCAGGCCGGCATGGCGCTGTTCGGCGACAAAAAAGCCATGCGCACCGGCGACATCATCACCATCGTCCTGGACGAACAGACGCAAGGCAGTAAATCGTCCGCAGCGTCGTCGTCCAAAACCAGCGACACCTCGATCAACGCGCCGATTCTGGCCGGCGGCCAACCGATCGACGCACTCAGCGCCACACTCGGCGGCAGCCGCAGCTTTTCCGGCAGCGGCGATGCCGACCAGAGCAACAGCCTGAGCGGCAATATTTCAGTCACCGTGTCCGAAGTGCTGCCCAACGGCATTCTGCGGGTACGCGGTGAGAAGTGGATTACGCTGAACACCGGCGCAGAGTTCATCCGCATTCAAGGCATGCTGCGCCCGGAAGACATCAACCTGGACAACACCGTGTCCAGCCAGAAGCTGGCCGACGCCCGCATTTCCTACAGCGGCGCTGGTGCGCTCGCCGATGCCAGTCAACAGGGTTGGCTGACGCGGTTCTTTAATAGTCCGGTTTGGCCGTTTTGA
- a CDS encoding NAD-dependent 4,6-dehydratase LegB, giving the protein MSTKRQTVLVTGADGFIGSHLTELLVREGYQVRALAQYNSFNSWGWLEDIVGLDQVEVVSGDVRDPHFCATVTEGMDWVFHLAALIAIPYSYVAPDSYVDTNIKGTLNICQAALRNGVKRVIHTSTSEVYGTAQYVPIDEAHPLQAQSPYSASKIGADAMALSFYNAFELPVTIARPFNTYGPRQSARAVIPSIITQIATGSREIKLGDVSPTRDFNYVTDTCAGFLVLARCDEAVGQTVNIASNFEISVADTLNLIRDLMGSDVTFITDEQRLRPERSEVFRLWGDPTRLQQLTGFKPSHDLRLGLQKTIDWFSQPEKLARYKAGLYNV; this is encoded by the coding sequence TTGTCTACTAAACGTCAAACTGTGTTAGTCACCGGCGCCGATGGTTTTATCGGCTCACACCTGACTGAACTCCTGGTTCGCGAAGGTTATCAGGTTCGGGCCTTGGCGCAGTACAACTCGTTCAACAGTTGGGGTTGGCTGGAAGACATTGTCGGTCTCGATCAGGTTGAGGTGGTCAGTGGCGATGTTCGCGACCCGCATTTCTGCGCCACCGTGACCGAAGGCATGGACTGGGTGTTTCATTTGGCGGCGCTCATTGCCATTCCGTATTCCTACGTCGCACCCGACAGCTACGTCGATACCAACATCAAAGGCACGCTGAACATCTGTCAGGCTGCGTTGCGCAATGGCGTTAAACGCGTGATCCATACCTCCACCAGCGAAGTCTACGGCACGGCGCAATATGTGCCGATTGATGAAGCGCATCCGTTGCAGGCGCAGTCGCCGTACAGCGCTTCCAAAATTGGCGCCGATGCAATGGCGCTGAGTTTCTACAATGCGTTCGAATTGCCGGTCACCATTGCGCGGCCGTTCAATACATACGGGCCGCGTCAGTCTGCCCGGGCGGTGATTCCCTCCATCATTACCCAGATTGCGACCGGCAGCCGTGAGATCAAACTTGGCGATGTGTCACCAACGCGGGACTTCAATTACGTCACCGACACCTGCGCCGGTTTTCTGGTGTTGGCGCGGTGCGATGAAGCCGTAGGGCAGACAGTCAACATCGCCTCCAATTTCGAAATTTCCGTGGCGGATACCCTGAACCTGATTCGCGATTTGATGGGCAGCGACGTGACCTTTATTACCGACGAACAACGGCTGCGCCCGGAACGCTCAGAAGTGTTCCGCCTGTGGGGCGACCCGACTCGTTTGCAGCAATTGACCGGTTTCAAACCCAGCCACGATTTGCGCCTGGGATTGCAAAAAACCATCGACTGGTTCAGCCAACCGGAGAAGCTGGCGCGTTACAAAGCCGGTCTTTATAACGTCTGA